In Acomys russatus chromosome 28, mAcoRus1.1, whole genome shotgun sequence, the genomic window aagcaTTTGGGGACCCAACGTATGTATTTTGGGAGCAAAAGATAGTACTGCTCTTAAAACAGCTTATATTTCAGTagaaagcaaaagggaaaaaacaaaagcagggagTGAATAGTGTGTCCAGAATGGTGGCAAGAGGCTGCGTTTTGTCACGTCAGGAATTACCTCACTGGGATTTTAAGTGAAAGACCCAAAGAAGGGAAGCCTGTGAGCCAAGCAGATCATGTGGAAGAGCTTTCCAGAGCCAAAGCGGAAGGGTTAAGATAGAGCATGCCTGGTATCTTTAGGAATGGGGCAGCGGGGTTGGACTAGAGTGATCTGAGAAAACTGCCACAGCAGCTCATGGCGACCCTTGCAAGCCACTCTCAGGATGTTAGTCATGAGACAGAAAGCCCCTGGGGTATCTGAGCAGAGGAATGACCTAGACTGGGAAGGTTGGGGCAAGGCCCAGCATCATGGCACATGCGCTTAGttccagtactcagagaggcaggggccggcagacctctgagttccaggatggccagggctccATAATGAAGCGCTGAGTCAAAATAAGTGAATACAAAAATAAAGGGGTGAGGATGTAGCTCCATGGTAGCACGCTTGCCCAGTGTGTGGAGGACTTTAGGGTCAGCCCCCAGCCTCAAAAATAAGACAATAGACATGGGAGCTCGTAGCTGGGTagagtggtgcaggcctttaatcccagcactggagaagcaggcCTCTCAGTTCAAAGCCAATCTActctgcaaagcaagttctaggacagccaaagctacatagtaagaccctggctcaaacaaaacaaaataaaaacctaaaagaaatgggaGATCTCAAGGAGGCTTCCAAAATAATCTAGGGAATGAAAGTTATGGTAAATTGATTTGATAATAATGAGAAATACTTGGGTTTTAGGTACTTttaagaactgtattaaagttgCTAGTGCTTTAGACTGAGAAGAGGAATCAAGGATACCAAGGGGTTTTTTTTGCTTTAAGCACCTAGAGTCTGAATGACACAACCTTGGAAGGAAAAGGTCAACAGGAGATGGTGGGAATGGAATTTAAGCAAGGGCTGCTGCATTTCCTTCCTGTAGTTTAGTCCTCACTCTGGCAGGTCTGAGGTCTATCTGGGATTTAGAAAAAACTTACTTGGCCAGGGCTTTGCTATTATGTAATTAGGACTACAAATGTCAGCAACTAAAAATAAAGTCACGCTGGCCTCTATCCTTGAAATTGGCTTTGGGGATacatgcgcgtgcgtgcgtgcgtgttacagaggtgagttccaggatgcccagggccacacagagaaactgtctcaaaaaaagaaaaacaagaaggagggctggagagatggctcagaggtttagaggactggctgcttttccaaaggtcatgagttcaattcccagcaaccacatggtggtgcaacaaccatctataatgtgatctgatgccctcttctggcctgcaggtgtacatgcaggcagagcactgtatataaaataaatctttaaacaaaaaaaagaaggagacagagagcaggCACTGGAGGTAAAGCagctgtctcttcctttctccacagTGTTCCAGAAGGAAGCGTGTCttcatgtatcaccacacctgaaGCAGGTCATCTCAGCACACCTGAAGCAGGCCATCTCAGGTCAGCCCTAACCCTGCTCAGGCTGCATTGCTGCGGTGCTTCTGCTGTCAGGCCGTATCTTTCTCTGACCCCATAATTCTGCTTTTAGAGCACTTCCCAACTGAAAGCTGGGAAAAGTCAGCCTCAACAATGGCAATTGGTATGTCTTCTGTTTGTCCACACCAAGGTTAGGCCCAAAGGACCTTCTGCCCAAGCTTCCCACACAAGAGAAAGCACAAGTGGCCTGGTAATTGCCCTGGAAATTAGCAGCAGTGCTCCCAAGTGAGTTGAATGCTTTTACTGTGATCCCGTAAGAATACACATAGCCAAGTTTAGTGGCTCgttcctgtaatctcagaacttgagaggcagaggcaagagggttatgcagttcaaggccagccaaagtTACCTatcaatgaaatcaataaatcccTATCAATAAAAGGTATGTTCTGCTgggctcttgggaggcagagacaagaagatctgcgagttcaaggccagcctggtctgctgctcttgtaggggaccgggttcagttcccagtacctacatggcacCTCAAAAACCATCTATGACTCTAGTTCGAGGGAACTCATTCCCTCTTGTGGCTTCCATGTACACCAGGGACATAACACAGCACACAAACTtacatgcaggcactcacacatacatatacacagacaatcaaataaatacatcttcagGGAAAAAATATGTATCCAGGCTATACTGGGAGTATAGTTTAGTAGTGTGCTTCTAAACCAGCATATAAACAAGAACtccggttcaattcccaacacaacaaaaaaaatgaacaaaacaaaacaaatggagagccatgtggtggtggtgcactcctttaatcccagcacttgagaggcagaggtagctggatctctgagttcaaggccagcctggtctacacaaaaaacctgtctcaaagagggggaaaaaataaaaagggaaataggctggagagaaggctcatcAGTTAAgtacacttgctgcttttcttgTGGACCTGAACTGGGTTTCCAGTGCCCCCATCAGGTGGCTCAAAATGGACTGGAACTACATGCCTCTGGCCACCATAGGCATGGCACTTGTGTGaacatacacaaagaaacaaaatagtggAGATTACCAAATAATACACTTGCTGATTATAGTTTTAAATCACattgtttgtgtttgtggggTTACTGGCCATGGTGTTAGGCTGGGGCAGCCTTGTCCCCACCCCAGCTTTCATTTGGTGTGTGCCTGTACGCAGTGCtgtccatgtggaggtcagagagcaactcaTGCGAATTGGATCTCTACTCCCTGCCAGTGTGGCTTTCAAGGATTGACAGCCCACACCCCTCCCTGTCCTGTAAGACCAACTGTGGCGAATAGAACCTATTCCTGTATATTATTTTCCAGAACTTGGTCCAACTACAGACATGGCAGCTGAGTCCCTGCCTTTCACCTTTGAGACCGTGTCCAGCTGGGAGCTGGAAGCCTGGTATGAGGATCTGCAGGAGGTCCTGTCCGCAGATGAAATTGGGGGTTCCTATATCTCATCCCCTGGAAATGAAGAGGTGAGAATGCTAGTCTTAAACCGGGCAAACAGGTATgcggtgcatacctataatcccagcacatgcaaggtggaggcaagaggctcAGTTCGTGGCCAGCTTAAGCTAGAATCTGTGTCTagcataagaccctgtctcaaaaaacaagcaaaaataaagcaaaccccAGAACTGGGGAGTATGTCTGCCTCTCCTGAACTAATATACACCTCCCCTTCTTCATTTCCCTAAAGGAAGAATCAAAAACCTTCACTACGCTTGACCCTGCATCACTAGCTTGGCTGACTGAGGAGCCAGGGCCAGCAGAGGTCACAAGCACCTCACAAAGCCCTTGCTCTCCTGAGTCTAGCCAGAGTTCTAtggctcaggaggaagaggaagaagatcaAGGAAGAACTAGGAAGCGGAAACAGAGTGGTCAGTGCCCAGCCCGAGCTGGGAAGCAACGCatgaaggagaaagagcaggagaacGAGAGGAAGGTAGCACAGCTAGCCCAAGAGAACGAGCGGCTCAAGCGGGAAATCGAGCGCCTGactagggaggtggagactaCACGCCGGGCTCTGATCGACCGCATGGTCAGTCTGCATCAATCATGACCAATGAGTTGCCTCTTGGAGCGCACCAAACACCAT contains:
- the Ddit3 gene encoding DNA damage-inducible transcript 3 protein isoform X2, translated to MAAESLPFTFETVSSWELEAWYEDLQEVLSADEIGGSYISSPGNEEEESKTFTTLDPASLAWLTEEPGPAEVTSTSQSPCSPESSQSSMAQEEEEEDQGRTRKRKQSGQCPARAGKQRMKEKEQENERKVAQLAQENERLKREIERLTREVETTRRALIDRMVSLHQS
- the Ddit3 gene encoding DNA damage-inducible transcript 3 protein isoform X1, encoding MKRQHKRSSLGALEVSSLSLTRRLYHVEDERVAATEPKQKPEPEERELGPTTDMAAESLPFTFETVSSWELEAWYEDLQEVLSADEIGGSYISSPGNEEEESKTFTTLDPASLAWLTEEPGPAEVTSTSQSPCSPESSQSSMAQEEEEEDQGRTRKRKQSGQCPARAGKQRMKEKEQENERKVAQLAQENERLKREIERLTREVETTRRALIDRMVSLHQS